GCTGTATCCCGACCTGGCCGGCTCATGCAGCAACGTGGCTGACCGGGTTTTTGATGTTATCTCAAAGTACTACCTCTCATAGTCCCGCATGAGCTTGCAGAAAAAAGCATATATCGGAATGGGGTGGAGCGGCCTGTCGGGAATGGTCGTTAATTCGCTGGAACTGCTCAAATACATCATTCTGGCCAGACTGCTGGTTCCCGCCGATTTTGGCCTGCTGGCCATCGTGCTGGCTATAATCGGACTCTTCCGGATTTTTGCGGATGGTGGTACCAGCAATGCCGTTATCCACTTCCGTCAAAACCATAACCGCCAGCTCTCAACCCTGTTCTGGATCAATATCCTCGCAGGGGCTACACTTTATCTGATTGTCCTGCTCGCCGCGCCCGGCATTGCTGCTTTTTACAATCAGCCGGAGGTGCAGCCAATATTGTGGCTGGCCGGTCTGGTGCTGCCGATTTACTCTATTGGCGCACTTTATGAGGTAATGCTTCGCAAGTCGCTATCTTTCAACAAAATAGCTATTTCTGAAAGCATCGGAGCCATGCTGGGTCTGGTCACGGCAACCGTGCTGGCGCTTCAGGGTTGGGGAGTCTATTCACTGATCTGGGCCCAGATCGTCGCCTCGGGAACCATGACCCTCTTCTATTTGGCAGACGGGATGCGTACATGGGTGCCGGCATTCTATTTCCGGCCCGGCGAAGTTGCCTCCCACCTTCGTTTCGGCTTTTTTCAGATGGGAGAACGCGGACTGAATGTCTACGCCACGCGGATCGATCAGTTGATTATCGGGCGGTTTTTCGGACCGGAAATCCTGGGGGCTTATCATCTGGCCTGGCAGCTTATTCTGTTTCCGGTCATGCGCCTGATCCCCCTGCTTAACCGGGTCGCATTTCCCGTTTTTGCCAGCAGGCAGGATGATAATGCGATTCTTAGAAACGGCTACCTGAAGCTGATGAGCGGTGTCACCACCCTAATTACCCCCTTTTTCCTTATCGCGGCCCTGTCCGCGCCCTGGCTTGTCCCACTGCTTTTTGGTTCCGGGTGGGAACTGGCCATCCAGCTGATCCCCTTTATGGCGCTGATCGCTTTTCTGCGGATGCTCGGAAGCCCGGGCGGAAATATCGTGCTGAGCAAGGGGCGGGCCGATCTCATGTTCTACTGGAATCTCTCGGTTGCGGTGCTAAACACCCTGGTATTCCTGGCAGGTGCCCAGATTTCCATCTTTGCCCTTGTCCAGTTCTATGCCGTTCTGAATGTGCTTTATTTTGGAGCCGGCCAGTGGCTGATGGTTCATCGCCCGGCCGCCCTCACCTGGCGCCGCTTCCTGTCGCATCTTAATCCGGCCCTTATGGCGTTGCTGATACCCTGGCTCATGGTCTGGGTGGGCCGGAATATCGCGGGCGGTGCCTGGAGTAAAGGCGCCTTGTACCAACCGGACGGCACCTTTCGACCGGCCGGATTATGGGAGAGGCTCCTCGGTTTCTGGAGTGATGCAAGCGCCTGGCATGCCCATGCCTGGTGGAGCGACGTTTTTATGGTGATTGCCATTGCCACACTGTTTCTGTTGCTGTACATTCCTGCTGTATGGTTTTTTCAATCCGGCCTGATAAAAGAAAGTATCCATACTCTCCGGCTGAAGCCGCAATGATATTATTAAAACAACCTGGATGAAAGGAGTCCCGGAACACATAACCGTTGTTCACAGCTTTCCAGTTTGGCTTCCACAAACCCAAACCTGGCTTTACAACCAGGTCCGGTCACTTCCGGAGAACGTAACTTCACACATCGTCTGCAAGTCAACCGGCAACCTTGACCAGTTTCACCTGCCCAATATTCACGCTTTGATGGGCGGTTATTCCCGCCTCAGCGACATATCAACACGGGCCTTGCGCCATGTTGATTATCATTTGTACACTGCTTTAAAAATAAACGCTATCCGGCCGCAGATACTTCATTCCCATTTCGGAACCGTTGGCTGGAAAAACGACCGGATGCTGCGCCTGCTGCCGGGGCAAATTCGCCGGAACATAAGACATGTCGTTACCTTCTACGGCCAGGATGTCGTTCACATCCCCAAAACGAAACCCGTCTGGAGAAAACGATACCGCAAGATGTTTCGAAATGTGGATATGGTGCTGTGCGAAGGAACGCATATGGCGATGAAAGTGCGTGAACTTGGATGTCCGGCCGAAATCATCCGGGTGCATCATCTGGGCGTCGATCTGGAAGCCATTCCCTTCAGGCCCCGAAAAAAACGGGAGAACCAGCCCTGCCGAATTCTGATGGCCGCCGCTTTTCGACCCAAAAAAGGCTTTCTCTACGGACTGAGGGCTCTGGAGCGCATCTCTGCCCGGCACGATATTGAAGTCACTCTGGTCGGGGATTCCACGGGAGACAACATCTCTGAGCTGGAGAAGCAGCGCATTGAATCGTTTGTTGCCGCCTCCGGGCTGGCCGGCAAGGTTGCCTATACCGGTTTTCTGTCACAGCATCAGCTCAATAGACTTGCCGCAGACCATCACATATACCTTGCGCCAAGCGTAACGGCAGAAGATGGTGACAGTGAGGGTGGCGCTCCGGTTTCGCTCATTGAAATGGCTGCGTCCGGCATGCCGGTGGTCAGCTCACGCCATTGCGACATCCCCGAAGTGCTTCCGGAAAACGAGTGCGGTCTTCTGGCCGATGAGAGGGATGTGGATGAACTTGAGGCGCATCTCGACCTACTCCTCTCCCACCCCGAAAGCTGGCTGGATCTGACCGTAACGGCCCGGGAGCATCTGGAAAGCCACTACGACGCGAAGAAACAGGGCGAAAGCCTTTCACGAAAGTACTTCAGGTTGCTGATGAAGCGGCCTGCAAAACCGGCTTCCGGGAAACCCCGTATCCTGTTTCTCTCACACAGCGGCGACCTTTATGGTGCGGAGCGTTCCCTGCTTTCGCTGGTTTCGGATCTGCAAAGAAAAAAGGATTATGGCATCATGGTTTTTGTACCCCGGGAAGGGCCGCTGACCAAAGCCCTGCAGGGAGCCCGGGTCCCATACCGGGTTGTTCCCATGGTACGATGGACCGGTAACAGAATGCGAAGCATCATGCGGTATGCAAGAGGCTTCAAAAGAAGATGGTACCGCTCCAGGCTTCTCGAGGAGGCCACAGATTTTCGGCCCGACATTATCTATACCAATACTCTTGCCATTGATGCCGGTGCTTTTCTGAAAACGCGGCTCGGCAATCATCCACCTCATATCTGGCACGCCAGGGAACTGGCCGGACATCCGGATTTCGGTTTTTTTGATTCCGGCACAAAAAAGGCCCTGTCTGCTGTAGCCCGATCCACCGATCTGCTGGTATGCAACTCCCGCTATCTCAGGAAATACCTCGAGATGCTTTTTGCAGATCAGGGGATCCGCCCTCCTCCCGCTGAAGTTGTCCATAATGGCTTCAGTTTCCCGAATTCACGGCCCATTTCCCGAAAATCCGGGAAGGAAAATACATTCAGGATTGTCATGGCCGGAAGTATTTCTCCGCTCAAGAATTACGCCGAGGGTATTCGGGCGGTTCGGCTGCTCGCCGATGAGGGAATCCCTGTATCACTGGATATTTATGGAGACGGAAACAAAAAAGATAATCGAACGCTGAATAGCGTCATACAGAGTCTTGGGGGGGAGTCTTATGTGGCCCTGAAGGGGTATCGCAGCGACCTGAAGCCCGTTTTCTCAAACGCGGACCTGCTTCTTGTAACTTCCAGGCTGGAATCGTTCGGGCGTGTGGCTGTTGAAGCGATGGGCCACGGCTGTCCTGTTGTCTCAACTGGTTCCGGCGGACTCCCGGAGATTGTTAAGAACCGGGAAACCGGACTGCTCTACTCATCGGGCAATGAGGCTGAGCTGGCAAACGCAATCAGGGAACTGTACCGGGATCCCGAACTTCGTAACACACTGACCGATAACGCATTCGAATTTGTTAAAACCCACTTTTCGATGAGCCGCTACATTTCCGACATGCATCGATTGATCCGGACGCTGACTCCCGAAGAAATGCCACCCGCAGATACCGAACCCCCGGCATCCGGTTCCGACAAATCCATAACGCTGACCCAGGCGATGCGCTATACAGAAAACGGATTTGACCGATGACTTCCTCTTCCTCCGACTCCCTCCGACCAACCCCCAGAGTTGCTATTCTGTTATCGGTACACAACGGAGAAAAATTCCTTGAAGAGCTGCTTTATAGCATTGAACAGCAAAGCTATAGGTTCTGGGATCTGTGGATCAGGGATGATGGATCCGGCGACAGCTCCCTCGCCCTGGCCGACTCCTTCCGGAAACGTCTCCGGGACGGTGGAAGTCCCAACAGAGTAATGATTGATTCCGGAAATAACCTTGGGGTCGTCGGGAGCTTTCTGGACCTGGCGGCATCTGCAGGTGACCGGTACGACGCATATGCATTTTGTGATCAGGACGATATCTGGCTTCCGGACAAGCTTGAACGGGCGGTTGACCACTATATAGCGTATCTGGATGAGTCGCGGGCCAGCGCAACCCCGAAACCATGGCTGTATCACAGCCGACAGTTTCTTGTCGGCCAGGATGGTAAAAAACGCGGTATGAGTCCAATTCCCCGTCATATGGGGCTGGAAAATGCTATTGTCCAGAATCAGGTTGTCGGATGCACAATGGTGATCGATTCCCGACTGCGACACCTGCTGCTTGAGAGCTCCAAAGCGGTTTGCCGGCACGACGAAGCAGCGAACTCCGTTTCAACGGCCGGCCCTGTAATCATGCATGACTGGTGGTGCTATCTGCTGGCTTCCTGCCATGGAGTCATTTGCTATGATGAAACGCCGACACTGTTATTCCGGCGTCACGAATCCAGTACAACGCCGGTCTCAACCTCACAAATAGGTGAGTTATGGAACAGATCTGCCGCATTGGGCAGGCGGGGATACCGCCTTCACCATATTCTGGAGCAGGCGGACGCGTTTTACCGGTACTTTGTCCGACACGATAGCTATCCACTGGACCCGCCATCATCCCGCATTCTGCAATCCTTCACTCGTCTGCGGAACGCAGGTTTTGGAGATCGCCTCAAGTTCGCCGTCAGCTCTCCCCACAGGCGAGATTCGCTGCCTGAGACATGGCTGCTCCGGTTCCTGGTGCTGATCAACCGGTTGTGACGTCCCGATGCAATCAGCCTTTTCGGAATGCCTGAACCCGGGTACAGCATTCTTTCCAGCTTTTCAAACACAGGGACTGCCCTAGCCATCCGGTGACGGCCATCCAATGACGAGCCTGCGGTACGGTTATTCAAAAAACTTTCCGGTCTTTTGACACACCGGAAGCCGCACTCATTTTAAGCAAGGGAACAAGAGAGAGACTCGACAGCAGTCTCCTCAGAGCACAACCCTTCGCGATATGCCCTGATCCAGTACGAGACTCGTTTCCTGCGATTCAGCACTCCGGGTTCACACGTAGAATACAAGCCGAGAAGCTCGTCCCGGTAGGCATTCAAATCCGCACGAATCAACTCTTTCAGCCCGTCAGGGAGTCCCTGCCATCCAAAAAGCTCAAACACATCAGCCTGTTCTGTCTGAAGCCCGAAAATGAGTTTGAGACGCTTCGTATTACCCGGGCCATTCAGCTCCAGCCCCTTCTCATCTTCGGGCATTGCCTGCCGAACCGGAACACTGTTCGCATGTTCCATTCCCGGTATGGTTTTCATCTGGTCTAATGTAATTGCTGTATTCATGATTCACTCTGGTGTTAGTGATTGATTCTTGTTTCCTCTTTCAATTACAAGATAATCCCGGGGAGTGACAAGATACTGTCACCCCTAAAATTACTTTTTATTTTTTTTTCACAGGGTGGTAGAATCTCCGGTAAATCCTATCTTTACTGCGTCACAGCACACTCTTTTCCGATATGAACTTTCTGGATACACTTACTTTGCCATTCAGTGACCCGGTTTTGATATTCGCACTGGTAATGGCCATTATACTCATCGTGCCGCTGGTCGCTGCCAAGCTCAGGGTCCCTTCCATTGTCGGCCTGATCATTGCCGGGGCTCTGGTCGGTCAGGGAGCGCTCGGCCTGCTGGAACGTGACAACACCATCATATTGCTGGGGACGGTGGGGCTGCTCTACCTCATGTTTCTTGCCGGTATCTCCATCGATCTGGATAAATTCAGCAAATACCGTGTCAGCAGCCTCTCTTTCGGAGTCATCTCTTTTGGATTGCCTATGGCCGGAAGCCTGCTGCTCGCCCCTCCGCTGCTTGGCTACTCCTGGGAAAGCACACTGCTGCTCGGATCCGTTGTGGGGTCTCATACCCTGCTGGCGTATCCGATTGCAAACCGGCTTGGCATCGGGAAGAATACCGCCGTAACACTCAGTCTCGGCGCAACGATAGTGACCGACGCCCTGTCGCTGACCATTCTGGCCATCGTTGCGGCTACGGTGCACGGTGAGATCAATTTGGAGTTCTGGCTGACGTTTGTCGGGTTTGTCGGGCTGTACCTCCTTATTGCCTCCCTTGGACTTCCCCGGTTGGGGCGCTGGTTTTTCCGCACCATCCGCGACCAGACCAACATCGAATACGTTTTTCTGCTTACCATTCTGTTTGTCTCCGCCTATGTCGCTCAGCTGGTTGGATTGGCCGCCATCATCGGGGCATTTATCGCGGGTCTGACCATGAACCGGCTGGTCCCGGAAAACAGCACCCTGATGAGCCGCCTGCAGTTTGTCGGCAATGTGCTCTTTATCCCGTTTTTTCTCATATCCGTTGGGATGCTAGTGGATTTCCGGTTTTTGGTCTCCCTGGATGTCTGGCTTGTGGCACTGCTTTTCTTCGGCCTGGTAGCGGTTGGAAAGCTGTTCGCCGCCAAACTGGCGCAGTGGTATTACGGTTTTTCAGGTGATGAAGGCTGGGTGATGTTCGGCCTGACCAGTCCGCAGGCCGCCGCAACCCTTGCGGTAACCCTGATCGGTTTTGATATTGGCCTGTTCGATGAACTGGCCGTCAACGCGGTGGTGCTACTGATTCTTTCCACCTGTTTCGTCGGTCCGTATGCGGTTGACCTGTTCGGCCGCCGTGTGGTTCTTCAGGATGAGAAAGCCTCGCTCCAGGCTTCCGATGCGCCGGAACGGATTCTGATCCCGCTCTCCAACCCCGAGACTTCCGAGTCCCTGATGGATATCGCCATGATGATCCGCGGATCAAAAAGCACCGAGCCTCTTTTCCCGCTCACTGTGGCCAGGGAGTCGCGTCATGTCGAAGCCTCGGTAGC
The Balneolales bacterium ANBcel1 DNA segment above includes these coding regions:
- a CDS encoding MOP flippase family protein; its protein translation is MSLQKKAYIGMGWSGLSGMVVNSLELLKYIILARLLVPADFGLLAIVLAIIGLFRIFADGGTSNAVIHFRQNHNRQLSTLFWINILAGATLYLIVLLAAPGIAAFYNQPEVQPILWLAGLVLPIYSIGALYEVMLRKSLSFNKIAISESIGAMLGLVTATVLALQGWGVYSLIWAQIVASGTMTLFYLADGMRTWVPAFYFRPGEVASHLRFGFFQMGERGLNVYATRIDQLIIGRFFGPEILGAYHLAWQLILFPVMRLIPLLNRVAFPVFASRQDDNAILRNGYLKLMSGVTTLITPFFLIAALSAPWLVPLLFGSGWELAIQLIPFMALIAFLRMLGSPGGNIVLSKGRADLMFYWNLSVAVLNTLVFLAGAQISIFALVQFYAVLNVLYFGAGQWLMVHRPAALTWRRFLSHLNPALMALLIPWLMVWVGRNIAGGAWSKGALYQPDGTFRPAGLWERLLGFWSDASAWHAHAWWSDVFMVIAIATLFLLLYIPAVWFFQSGLIKESIHTLRLKPQ
- a CDS encoding glycosyltransferase; translation: MKGVPEHITVVHSFPVWLPQTQTWLYNQVRSLPENVTSHIVCKSTGNLDQFHLPNIHALMGGYSRLSDISTRALRHVDYHLYTALKINAIRPQILHSHFGTVGWKNDRMLRLLPGQIRRNIRHVVTFYGQDVVHIPKTKPVWRKRYRKMFRNVDMVLCEGTHMAMKVRELGCPAEIIRVHHLGVDLEAIPFRPRKKRENQPCRILMAAAFRPKKGFLYGLRALERISARHDIEVTLVGDSTGDNISELEKQRIESFVAASGLAGKVAYTGFLSQHQLNRLAADHHIYLAPSVTAEDGDSEGGAPVSLIEMAASGMPVVSSRHCDIPEVLPENECGLLADERDVDELEAHLDLLLSHPESWLDLTVTAREHLESHYDAKKQGESLSRKYFRLLMKRPAKPASGKPRILFLSHSGDLYGAERSLLSLVSDLQRKKDYGIMVFVPREGPLTKALQGARVPYRVVPMVRWTGNRMRSIMRYARGFKRRWYRSRLLEEATDFRPDIIYTNTLAIDAGAFLKTRLGNHPPHIWHARELAGHPDFGFFDSGTKKALSAVARSTDLLVCNSRYLRKYLEMLFADQGIRPPPAEVVHNGFSFPNSRPISRKSGKENTFRIVMAGSISPLKNYAEGIRAVRLLADEGIPVSLDIYGDGNKKDNRTLNSVIQSLGGESYVALKGYRSDLKPVFSNADLLLVTSRLESFGRVAVEAMGHGCPVVSTGSGGLPEIVKNRETGLLYSSGNEAELANAIRELYRDPELRNTLTDNAFEFVKTHFSMSRYISDMHRLIRTLTPEEMPPADTEPPASGSDKSITLTQAMRYTENGFDR
- a CDS encoding glycosyltransferase; the encoded protein is MTSSSSDSLRPTPRVAILLSVHNGEKFLEELLYSIEQQSYRFWDLWIRDDGSGDSSLALADSFRKRLRDGGSPNRVMIDSGNNLGVVGSFLDLAASAGDRYDAYAFCDQDDIWLPDKLERAVDHYIAYLDESRASATPKPWLYHSRQFLVGQDGKKRGMSPIPRHMGLENAIVQNQVVGCTMVIDSRLRHLLLESSKAVCRHDEAANSVSTAGPVIMHDWWCYLLASCHGVICYDETPTLLFRRHESSTTPVSTSQIGELWNRSAALGRRGYRLHHILEQADAFYRYFVRHDSYPLDPPSSRILQSFTRLRNAGFGDRLKFAVSSPHRRDSLPETWLLRFLVLINRL
- a CDS encoding cation:proton antiporter, which gives rise to MNFLDTLTLPFSDPVLIFALVMAIILIVPLVAAKLRVPSIVGLIIAGALVGQGALGLLERDNTIILLGTVGLLYLMFLAGISIDLDKFSKYRVSSLSFGVISFGLPMAGSLLLAPPLLGYSWESTLLLGSVVGSHTLLAYPIANRLGIGKNTAVTLSLGATIVTDALSLTILAIVAATVHGEINLEFWLTFVGFVGLYLLIASLGLPRLGRWFFRTIRDQTNIEYVFLLTILFVSAYVAQLVGLAAIIGAFIAGLTMNRLVPENSTLMSRLQFVGNVLFIPFFLISVGMLVDFRFLVSLDVWLVALLFFGLVAVGKLFAAKLAQWYYGFSGDEGWVMFGLTSPQAAATLAVTLIGFDIGLFDELAVNAVVLLILSTCFVGPYAVDLFGRRVVLQDEKASLQASDAPERILIPLSNPETSESLMDIAMMIRGSKSTEPLFPLTVARESRHVEASVASSEKLLSHAVVHAAAADIPVIPVTRVDLNIASGIIRATKELRISDIVIGWNGVITARQRIFGSVLDQLLEESDETILVSKIDQPINITQRVLLAVPPMAQYESGFGNSFMTIKKLINQLGARLVVLATDSNLSLLKPFIEKQEPTLTAEYITVRNWSSIPIIFKEKFKAEDLLVLFSSRRGSIAWQPSFERFPRQIIRSINPDNLIIVYPAEVEDHQKPTAVLRFDESPLLPDISANQIYIADEKESGHESAIEGLVTALFPDRADVATEVMQQLKSVDPDNLPGDLPGVMLNHLSSHYVNQPQLLLAINSSGFRVKKFGEPVKVMFILLSPTHMSLQRNLLIMNRLGRLIGSPDIKNRLAACKNIDEIKKVLSAKLTIMPADGNQAGAISEK